The Ignisphaera sp. genome segment TGCATTGCTTCTAACAGCAAATATTGTTAGCTGCTCAACGATGTTGCAGTACATGCCCTCCAGCTCAGCAAATACCCTAAATGCTTTTCTCGGGAGCTTAACACTTCTAACGATAACAGTCCTCGCTATTCTAGCCACTCTTCTCAACCTCTTCTAGGAGTCCTCTGAAGTCTTCTACTAGCTTCTTCTTCCTGTGGCTTCTCATACTGTAGAGCTTTCCAGCGAATGATGTTACTGTGGCTGCCAAGTCCTCGACTAGCTCTTGGTATGCATCTTTAGGTTCTTCACCATAGACAACTTCTATCCTAGCACCATACTGCTTAGAGAGAACTCCTACAAGTCCATCAGAAACCAGCATTCTATACAAGTAGTAAAACCCATCTCTATAAACCTTCGCCAAATCGTTTGTAAATGATTATGACATTGTATCACAGCATATAGGGACACTTAAAAGTACACAAGTTGTGATATCATGTCAAGATTTTCAAAAACTCCAACCAAGAGTGTTATATGAGGAAAATCATATGGTAATGAAAAGTCGTAGCAGTTATGATGTACTCGCTAACTCTAGTTATTCTAGGTCTAGGTTTAGAAATAATGTGCATGGGATTCAAATACATCGAATAAAGCCAGTATCACATTTACATTGTGGTAGAACCATTATCGATTTTCTGGCGACTTTAATGTTGTGACATGATATCATCAAGACAATACTTAATACAAGTCTCAACACTGTTTTTAAATGCATATTTCAAGTCGAGTTGTAAAGGTGGCTGTTAACCATGTCAAAACGTGTAAAATCTAGAGGTAGTACCATCAGAAATATTATTGGAGGGGGTGTACCAATCGTTTTGATAATTGTTGGCATTATGCTAGAAATTGGGGGGCTTATGTTGCTGCTTTTCAAAGGCATTGATGTGATAATTGATGAATCGGTATTATCTATTCCTAGGTCTTTCTATGGCGAAGTAGAGATAGGTGTTCCTCCATACCGTATAGTCTATGAGAATATTTCTTTAGTGAGAAATGTTGAATTAATTGGAGGGGTGGCTAAGGATATCTCGGAGTTCAGTATTAAGAATAGATCCTACTACCCAATAATCATAACGATTAGAGCTAGATCGATTAAACAGCCTATCAACCTCTATATACAGTTCATAAATGCCTCTACAAACACTGTAATTGGGGGGATAACACCATCTAATAGCACACCATATCTAGATGGACAATTCATAGTCGACGCTGTTCTTCCACAGGGTAGCTACAGAGTTAATGTTTTATCTAACTATAACACAACAATATACTATTTAGCAGTATCTGGCATAGCAATAGTAAATAATACAAGAAGTGTTCTTGGAATAAACTTCTCCCCTCAAACAGCGTATAACTACTTCATAAAGTATGTTAAGGGATTAAACGTAACTTATTTAGCGATATCAATATTTACAATGAATATAGGCTCAATGTTTATAGTGATAGGAACAATAATGTTTATTGGGAAAGATACTCTATTGATGAGATTGGGCAGTAGAAAACGAATGAAATGATGCCATGCCATGGCCCCTATCATAATATAACGATCTTGTCACGGCATTCAGCGCGACATTATGAATATTTTTAAACTCTATAAAAGTTCGTAATATAATGAAAAAGCTAAGTGAAGTGTGTTGTAAATGAATAAGAATATAGACACTATTGTTGGTTGGGCAATCATAATAATTTTAGTTGCATCAGTCATATACCTTCTACTAGCAGCTAAACCCGTCGTACAACTACCTGAACTGGGTGCCAAAGGCAATTATACACTATACATTGTGACTACATGGAGTCAATGGCGTATCGATGACTTTAGGCAGTGGATGTATTATCAAAGTGGTGTTGGATTGGGAGGGGCTATGATAGTAAAACCCCCAGCCGCACAAACTCTTGGAATAACCAAAATGGAGTTCACATCGAGTAAACTTAATATCAGCAAATGGGCTGAGCTGGCGATGTCTGGCGAAGTTTCAGGCTTTATGACAGAAGGAATAAGCTATGAAAATGCCACCAAGCTATGTAAAGCCGGGGTTTTCAAGCCCATTGAGTCTGTATACGTAGTTTCGGTAGCTCAAAATCTTCCCCAAATCTTTAAGGGTTATACTGATGATGGAAAGCTGTGTTGGGTTGCGATGTGGTTTTATGCAAACAATGTATGGTTTGTCAATACCAGGGTAGCACAAAGGCTAAATGTTAGTATACCGCAATCCATTGAAGATCTTCTTAATCCACAGTACGCCGCGGTCTTACTCAAAGGTAAAGATGTCTTAGTTTGGGGTAGCCTTGATGAGACCCCAACTATTGCAATGTTTGATGCAATTCTTCAGCGTTATGGTTGGGAGCAGGGCTGGGTCTATATAAAATATCTTGTTGCCATCTCCCATATGGCAGCAAGCGTCCCTGAAGCCAGGTCAGAGGTTGCATTCTCAAAAACCATGATGGCTGTAATGGACTTTGGTAGTGCTGCTGATGGAACAGCTCTTGGCAAGAACCTGACAATAATTGTTCCCAGAGGCTTAGTAACATATAGCATAGGTATTGCAGGTATTGCTAGAAATGCGGATGCCGAGGCTACAGAAGGAATGTCAAGACTCATAGGATATATGTTAACAGCTGCACAAAACGATGTCATGCTTACCCGTTGGAGAGGAGAATACCCGACAAACCCAACTAACAACCCCAGCAAATTTGCTGTTTACTACAAACAACTAGTTGATAATATCTATGGCAAGTATAACAGCACACTAGCATCAAAGTTAGATCCTGTTGTGAAGACATATCTAGGAGTTCTCTTCGATAGTGAGGTTCAGTCGATGCTCAAAAATATTGTCAAGGCGCTAGCAAAGAAATATATAGAAGGCTCGATTGACTTAAATGCATACTACAGCATTATCAACGAAATGGGCAAGATCCCAACCTTTACAGATCCTAGAACAAACACCCCAATTAAGCTAGATATCAGTACAGCGCTAGAGCTTGCCAAAGCTATAAATAGTGGTGAAATCACCAAAGACGAACTACAAGCTAGTATGAAGAAAGCAGAGCTACAACACCTACAAATGATTGCAAGCGGCATTGGATTAACAGAAACTTAAAACAATTTTATAATTTAAAATACAGTTTTTATAGTTTAAACCGCACTAGAACGATAAAACTTTTAAAGCCAGAACGATTTTTCTTATTTATGGTGTGAAGAATGCCATATCTCGGTATTTCAAGAAAGGATGTGTCAAGAGCACTAATGATATCTGCAATACTCATATTATTGATTGCCTTGGAAATCAAAACCTTCATTGTCCAAGCCCAAGTAACACTCCCAAGAGAGCAAACACTAGTAATAGCATATGCCGGTTCAAACCCAACCCTTTGTTGGAATCCATTTGCTGGGGGAGTAGTTGGAATTGATGATGCAATGAGACATCTATCCTACATTCCAACAGCTGCTCTAAATGGATACAACCTTACATGGACATTTCTACTAGCACAAAGCCTAACATTTGATGGCCAAAACATTGTCGCTAGGGTAAAAATATGGGATAATGCTAAGTGGAGTGATGGAACACCAATAACAGTTAAAGACATTATAGGGAGCTTCAATCTCAGCAGACAAATTGGCGGTGGCTGGTGGGGTGACTGGAATGTCTACAACTATGTTGCAGTAGATGATAAAACATTTGAATACTACATAGGGAGAAGGCCAGGTCAGGATATGCCGAAGAGAGAATCAATAAGAAGCGTAGTACAAGGAGGAGTTATATATGTAAGACCACTGCCATACCATGTGCTAAAAGCTAAGGTTGATGAAATGGGCGATGCAATGAAAAGCAAGTGGTGTAACGATAAACCAGATGAGCAAGTGGTGTCAGGACCATATAAACTATACTACTTCGACTCAACACAGATAATCTACCAGAGAATTGACAATTGGTGGGGCAAAGATATATTTGGCCTTCCAGCTCCAAAGTACATAAAGTTCGTCTACTACAGAGATGCACAAACAGCTGTTGCAGCACTACAGAGTGGAGATGTCGATGTATACCTCGGTTATGCACCACGCCCACAAGATTTGATTGCTGCAGGTATAGGGACATGGTATAAAAAATCGCCATACTTCCTATCTTCTGGAGCAGTGTGGCTCTTCTTCAACTTCAACTACTCAATATTCCAGCCAATCGAGGTTAGAAGAGCTATTGCATGGGCAATGCCATGGGATCAGATAGTAAACTATGCAGCGCTAGGCTTGACAGTACAGCCATCTATGACAGGTCTAAATGATCAGTACCCATTCCTAAGAGACTTCATCAATACAGATGCATGCAAAGAGTACTGGGGCACACCAACATGTAGACCTGCACAAAACTTGACTAAAGCAAAGCAGATACTGGATAGTGCTGGTATTGTGGATAGGGATAAAGATGGAATTAGAGAACTTCCAGATGGAACAAAGCTGAAGTTCACGATAGCTGTTCCAGCAACCTATACAACCTATGTGATAGCTGCACAGCTAATAGCCAACGCCCTAAACCAAATTGGAATGAAAGTTGATGTGGATACACAAGATTATAGAGTTTGGGATCAGAATCGTAGAGCAGGCAAACTCATGGCAACCCTCGGAAACGCAGGCGGTGGGATAGGGACGGCCACACCATTTACAGACATGTATGGAAACGCATTTGAATACAACAACTACAAGCAGTGGGCTCTCTGGTTCAACTATAGAGACGACGATGTTACATCATTTATAAGTGAGATGAACTTCAACTACATGTTCCCAGATCAGCTAAAAGATGTTGTGAAAACATTCCAAGAGGTTATACTATTCGATAGACTGCCTGCAATACCAGTAATGTACGATATAGTGTATTACATGTATAACACAAAGTACTGGGACGGGTTCCCGAATGCAGAAAGAGCTTGGTGGTATATACCATGCTGGTGGGGTGAAACCTTCTTCTACTTCCTAATAGTTCCTAAGGGACAAACTCCACAAATGCCGTGGTATCTAAAACACATATCAAAAGGAGGTGCAACAATACATGGATGGTACGACTTCTACAAAGCTCAGGGACTTGCTATAAGAAATGCCACATCGACAACATGGACTGTAGTACCATCTTCACCAACAACTACTACTCCTGTAACATCCCCGACTACTCCTGTCACAACTGCGACAACCACTACTCCCCCAACATCATCCCCAGCCACAACAACACCTCCTGCAACATCCCCATCTCCAACACAAACACAGACCGTTGCCACACCAACACCAACAGTAACAGTTACAGCAACAATTGAGAGGAGTGTTACAGTACCGTCAACAGTAACAGTATTATCAACAAAAATAACAACAATAGTATCAGCATCACCAACAACAATAGCTCAAACAAATTGGACTATGACAACAGTGTTAGCAGTAGTGCTTCTAGCAGTCGGAATAGCAATAGGATGGACAATAAAAAGAAAATAAATATATAAATATATATTTTTTAATTTTAATCTTAAATTTGTGGCTCAACCTTAATATTAAAAAGGTTAAGGGGTGTATCAAGTACGAGCTATGTAATAAGGAAAATAAGTGATGCATTCAGAAGTCCTTTGGTTATGTATGTAATAGAAAAGTTGGCTATGTTCGTATTTGTTTATATAATTGCCTTGCTAATAGTTTTTTTACTTCCTAGGTACATACCTGCCAATCCCTTTGCAACATTATTAGGCAGAATTATTAGCCAATATATCTGGACCCCTGAACTAATCCCAGAGGTCTATGCGAGAGTACTGAGCTATTTCGCTGTAGACAAGCCTGTTTATGAACAGTTTTTGACGTTTTTAAAGGGAGCTTTTGTCGGGGATTTTGGGATTTCGATATCAATGTTCCCTAGGAGCGTCTCAGACATAATCATGATGGCCCTTCCATGGACGCTGGCACTGATGGTTCCAGCAACAATTGTGTCATGGACTCTTGGAAACTATATTGGTGCTTATGCTAGCTATAAACGAGGTAAGACAGCTGAAAAAATTATTCTCGGATATTCATTCATAGCATCTTTCATTCCTCAGTATTGGCTTGCAATGATGCTGATATTTGTATTTGCATATGGATTGAGATTATTCCCAGCTTTTGGAGGTAGTAGCATTCCACCATCATTGTCACTGTCATTTATCACTGACTTCCTCTGGCACTACACATTACCATTTCTATCAATTGTCATAATTAGTATAGCGGGCTGGATGAGGAGTATGAGGTTCGTAGCGACACCAGAACTTGGCTCGGATTACATACAATTTAGCGAATCTCTTGGAACCAGAGATGGAATTCTATTTAGATACGTCCTCAGAAACTCTCTATTGCCTCAAGTAACAGGTTTAGCACTATCACTAGGATCTGCAATAGCTGGTCAAGCATTGGTTGAGGCTGTGTTTGGTTATCCAGGTCTTGGATACTACTTGCAGATGGCAATAGGATCAATAGATTACCCACTTATACAAGGAATCTTTGTGATCTTAATAGCTACAACATATCTTGCAAACTTTTTAGTTGACTTCATCTATGTTATTATAGATCCTAGAATAAGAATTGGTGGGGGGCGATAGAAATGGCTTTAGAAACTACAATGCGTAGGCCAAAAATGACATTATTATACATCCTTTTGGGTAACAGAAGATTTATCTTGGGCTTAATAATATTTGTTGTGCTTTTTGTTATGGGAACTATCGGGCCTTTGATATATAGAGTAAACCCATTAGCTATAGGGAATTATCCAGCCGATTTACCGCCATCTTTGGAGCATCCCCTAGGCACCGATGCTCTAGGGAGAGACGTGTTTGCAATGTTTCTTAATGGCATAAGGAACTCCTTATACGTAGGCTTTATAACAGCTGTGATAGCAACACTAATAGGGTTACCCATAGGTGTTGTTTCAGGTATGAGAGGAGGCACGTTTTTGGATGAGGTGCTAATGGGGTTAACAAACATAGTTTTGTCTATACCATCATGGTTAGTGGCAATTCTAGTCTTATCTATGATTCCCTCAGAACAAAGAGGTGTAGAAATCGTAGGTGCAATATTAGGGTTATTCAGCTGGCCCTGGTTTGCAAGAGCTATTAGAGCACAATTCTATAGCTTTAGGGAAAGAGATTTTGTTTATCTATCAAGAATTGCAGGCTACAGCGACTTAAGAGTGGCTTTCGAAGATATACTACCTAACATGGGCGCATTCATACTATCATCTTTCACATCATTTATAGCTACAGGGATTGGTGGAGAAGCTGGTTTGGCTGTAATAGGCGTTGGTGTAACAAAACACGTTTCCCTTGGTATGATGCTCTACTGGGCACAGGTATACCAAGCATATGTAAGAGGTGCATGGTGGTATTTCATTCCAGCAGGCCTAACAATAATCCTATTAATGCTGTCTATGCAATTACTTTCACTAGGAGCCGAAATAATATTTAACCCTAGACTTAGAGAAACATAAGAAAACAGATATGAATCACCTTTTTATCTTATCAACATTTTATCACTATTAAAGAGAAGATTAGAATACTATGATGTGTTCATAATTCTTCAACTTCAATGCCCATATGAATAACCTTTATATATTGCACATAGATAATATGATCTTGTGTGGTTTCATCATGGATATAGTAATGTCTATGATTACAAGGGATAGCACTGAGAAGGTTGGGGAGGAGGCATTTTACAAGGTATGGAAGTCCTCTCTTCAGATACCATATAAACTCATAATACTTGTCGATGACTCTATCTCTTCTAGAACCAGAGATTTTGTTAAAAGGTTTGCTGATGAGCATGGAAAAGAGCTAATAGTGTTGAAGAGCAGGCTTTATGGCTATCACAAAGCGACAAGAGCGACTGCTAGGCAAACAGCTATAGACATATTCTTTGAGAATACCAAAGCAGATTGGCTGTTTTTCCAAGATGACGACTTCGTTCTTGGCGATGGCTGGTGGGAGAAGGCGCTACAGCATATCTCACAAAGTGATGTTGGGCTAATTTGGGGTATAGATTATACACCGTATTGGCGAGGAAGAATTGAATGGATGTCAGCAAGAGGATTTCAAGAGAAAAGCTATGCCATACAAAACTTTGCTATTAGAGGTGGTTTACATGATACCTTGCTCAGGCGCGAGGCTATAGAGGGGGTTAGGCTGCCCCCATGGCTACATGTATATGAAGATGCATGGATAAAGAGATATGTTGAATGTAAAGGCTTTAAATGGATTATAATTGACGTAAACAACATACATCTTAGATATGCTGGAGATAGACTTTCTAAAGAAGATTTTGTGTCAATGGCGAAAGCAGCCTCGCTGTTAAATCTTAAAACCATATCATTATCACAAGTACTTAAAGTAGTTTTTGGTTTGCCAGGCTACATCTATTATTCCAGCAAGGCATACAAGTCTCTAGGCAAAGGCATTACAATATGGAGAGAAAGAGCCTCTTACTACACCAAGTACTACTATTATTATATTATTTACTTATTAAAAAGGACAAGAAAATTTGGAAACAGAAGCTTATGTGATGTTGTACTGCATGGCATTACATATTAACATTATATAGCAGATTCATATAGCTTAAACTAAAGCATTTTAGGTTAGTAAATTTATAAACCTTGGCCTCTTCAGTTTTGTTATACATGGGTGTTATTTAATATGGATAGCTATGCTGTTATAGCTCATCGCTTTTGGAATAGACCTGGTGGAGGAGAGGTTGTATGCGCAGCAACGGCATATACATTCGATATTATGGGCTTCAAACCTGTTCTGGCATCTATTGGCGGTATTGATATTGGTGAATATGATAGTTGGTTTGGGATAAATTTCTTGGATAAATACCCTAAAATTACTTTATATCCCTTTAAGATTGGGTTTTTCGGTATCTATCTAAGACTTTTGATGTGGAGAGTTATTAAGAAGGCTGTAGAGAGGTTTTCTCCACAAATAGTTTTTGTTGATGAGCCTACATACAGACCTGTTATAAATATTCTAAAGGAGAGAAATGTGAAACTTATCGAATATATCCACTCGCCAATTGAAGCATCGATAGATGCGAGATTTAAAGGTTCTGGGCTTCACTATACAGAAGATCCCTATATCCTTGAGAGATTTAGCAAATTTCCACTTAGCATCTATTGGAAGATGTATGTAAAGCTTTTGCCAAGATATTTAAGGGAAAATCCATTTCAAGTAGCGTCACTCGTTTTGGCAAACTCTAAGTGGACTGCAAACATCATTAAGCAACTCTATGGCGAGAGTCCAGAAGTTTTAAATCCTCCAATAGCACCAAATGTAGAGATTGTTGAGAAACCAAGAGAGTTTAGTGAAAGAGAGAATGCTGTGGTTATGTTGGGGAGATTTGCAGAAGAGAAAAGGTATCACTGGATTGTAAGAGAGGTTTTGCCAAAACTAAGAAGAGAAGCATTAAATACAAAGCTGTACATTTTTGGAGGTGCAAAAACAAAAACAAGTCTAAATTATCTAGCAAAGTTAGAGAAATTAGCATTTGAAATGGGATTCAAGGTGTCTAAGGATATTGATGCAGAGGCAGATGTGTATCTAATACCAAATGCATCAAGAAGCGCAATAAATATGGTTATGGACAATGCAAAAGTATTTCTGCATGCAACGGTCAATGAGCATTGGGGAGTAGCAATAGCAGAGGCGATGGCTAGAGGCCTACCTGTAGTGCTACACAAGTCTGGTGGTGCTTGGAGCGACCTAGCAGAAGAGGGGGTATATGCGCTAGGGTATACAAACCCAGAAGAGGCTGTAGAAGCTATAGCAAAGCTCTTAACAGATGAAAAAACATGGAAAAAACTCTCAAGGCATTCTATTGAGAAAGCAAAGGATCTAACACTAGAGAAATTCGTTGAGAGGTTGTCGAAAATTCTAACGAGGGTCTTGTAGGCATGGAAAGCTATTACAACACTACAGAAAAGCCTAGTATAATATGCGTAGCAAATCCTTCGCCTATTTATAGTGGCGGAGGTTTAAGGGCTTTAAGATCATTAAAGGAGTATTCAAGGCACTTCAAAATGC includes the following:
- a CDS encoding ABC transporter substrate-binding protein codes for the protein MPYLGISRKDVSRALMISAILILLIALEIKTFIVQAQVTLPREQTLVIAYAGSNPTLCWNPFAGGVVGIDDAMRHLSYIPTAALNGYNLTWTFLLAQSLTFDGQNIVARVKIWDNAKWSDGTPITVKDIIGSFNLSRQIGGGWWGDWNVYNYVAVDDKTFEYYIGRRPGQDMPKRESIRSVVQGGVIYVRPLPYHVLKAKVDEMGDAMKSKWCNDKPDEQVVSGPYKLYYFDSTQIIYQRIDNWWGKDIFGLPAPKYIKFVYYRDAQTAVAALQSGDVDVYLGYAPRPQDLIAAGIGTWYKKSPYFLSSGAVWLFFNFNYSIFQPIEVRRAIAWAMPWDQIVNYAALGLTVQPSMTGLNDQYPFLRDFINTDACKEYWGTPTCRPAQNLTKAKQILDSAGIVDRDKDGIRELPDGTKLKFTIAVPATYTTYVIAAQLIANALNQIGMKVDVDTQDYRVWDQNRRAGKLMATLGNAGGGIGTATPFTDMYGNAFEYNNYKQWALWFNYRDDDVTSFISEMNFNYMFPDQLKDVVKTFQEVILFDRLPAIPVMYDIVYYMYNTKYWDGFPNAERAWWYIPCWWGETFFYFLIVPKGQTPQMPWYLKHISKGGATIHGWYDFYKAQGLAIRNATSTTWTVVPSSPTTTTPVTSPTTPVTTATTTTPPTSSPATTTPPATSPSPTQTQTVATPTPTVTVTATIERSVTVPSTVTVLSTKITTIVSASPTTIAQTNWTMTTVLAVVLLAVGIAIGWTIKRK
- a CDS encoding glycosyltransferase, producing the protein MDIVMSMITRDSTEKVGEEAFYKVWKSSLQIPYKLIILVDDSISSRTRDFVKRFADEHGKELIVLKSRLYGYHKATRATARQTAIDIFFENTKADWLFFQDDDFVLGDGWWEKALQHISQSDVGLIWGIDYTPYWRGRIEWMSARGFQEKSYAIQNFAIRGGLHDTLLRREAIEGVRLPPWLHVYEDAWIKRYVECKGFKWIIIDVNNIHLRYAGDRLSKEDFVSMAKAASLLNLKTISLSQVLKVVFGLPGYIYYSSKAYKSLGKGITIWRERASYYTKYYYYYIIYLLKRTRKFGNRSLCDVVLHGITY
- a CDS encoding glycosyltransferase family 4 protein, whose product is MDSYAVIAHRFWNRPGGGEVVCAATAYTFDIMGFKPVLASIGGIDIGEYDSWFGINFLDKYPKITLYPFKIGFFGIYLRLLMWRVIKKAVERFSPQIVFVDEPTYRPVINILKERNVKLIEYIHSPIEASIDARFKGSGLHYTEDPYILERFSKFPLSIYWKMYVKLLPRYLRENPFQVASLVLANSKWTANIIKQLYGESPEVLNPPIAPNVEIVEKPREFSERENAVVMLGRFAEEKRYHWIVREVLPKLRREALNTKLYIFGGAKTKTSLNYLAKLEKLAFEMGFKVSKDIDAEADVYLIPNASRSAINMVMDNAKVFLHATVNEHWGVAIAEAMARGLPVVLHKSGGAWSDLAEEGVYALGYTNPEEAVEAIAKLLTDEKTWKKLSRHSIEKAKDLTLEKFVERLSKILTRVL
- a CDS encoding extracellular solute-binding protein; protein product: MNKNIDTIVGWAIIIILVASVIYLLLAAKPVVQLPELGAKGNYTLYIVTTWSQWRIDDFRQWMYYQSGVGLGGAMIVKPPAAQTLGITKMEFTSSKLNISKWAELAMSGEVSGFMTEGISYENATKLCKAGVFKPIESVYVVSVAQNLPQIFKGYTDDGKLCWVAMWFYANNVWFVNTRVAQRLNVSIPQSIEDLLNPQYAAVLLKGKDVLVWGSLDETPTIAMFDAILQRYGWEQGWVYIKYLVAISHMAASVPEARSEVAFSKTMMAVMDFGSAADGTALGKNLTIIVPRGLVTYSIGIAGIARNADAEATEGMSRLIGYMLTAAQNDVMLTRWRGEYPTNPTNNPSKFAVYYKQLVDNIYGKYNSTLASKLDPVVKTYLGVLFDSEVQSMLKNIVKALAKKYIEGSIDLNAYYSIINEMGKIPTFTDPRTNTPIKLDISTALELAKAINSGEITKDELQASMKKAELQHLQMIASGIGLTET
- a CDS encoding ABC transporter permease, with product MYVIEKLAMFVFVYIIALLIVFLLPRYIPANPFATLLGRIISQYIWTPELIPEVYARVLSYFAVDKPVYEQFLTFLKGAFVGDFGISISMFPRSVSDIIMMALPWTLALMVPATIVSWTLGNYIGAYASYKRGKTAEKIILGYSFIASFIPQYWLAMMLIFVFAYGLRLFPAFGGSSIPPSLSLSFITDFLWHYTLPFLSIVIISIAGWMRSMRFVATPELGSDYIQFSESLGTRDGILFRYVLRNSLLPQVTGLALSLGSAIAGQALVEAVFGYPGLGYYLQMAIGSIDYPLIQGIFVILIATTYLANFLVDFIYVIIDPRIRIGGGR
- a CDS encoding ABC transporter permease; this translates as MALETTMRRPKMTLLYILLGNRRFILGLIIFVVLFVMGTIGPLIYRVNPLAIGNYPADLPPSLEHPLGTDALGRDVFAMFLNGIRNSLYVGFITAVIATLIGLPIGVVSGMRGGTFLDEVLMGLTNIVLSIPSWLVAILVLSMIPSEQRGVEIVGAILGLFSWPWFARAIRAQFYSFRERDFVYLSRIAGYSDLRVAFEDILPNMGAFILSSFTSFIATGIGGEAGLAVIGVGVTKHVSLGMMLYWAQVYQAYVRGAWWYFIPAGLTIILLMLSMQLLSLGAEIIFNPRLRET